A window of the Microbacterium sp. AZCO genome harbors these coding sequences:
- a CDS encoding ABC transporter permease, with protein sequence MSRVKTAFRTPWFWALVGIAVLLLINTIKNPAYLALSVNPTTGMLTGNVLDILRVSAPIIMIALGMTFVIATEGIDLSVGSMMAVGGAVAMQTLSTINDPNSVSAMLTAIGLALALAIVLGAINGLLVAVVGLQPFISTLIMMMAARGIARVITDGQNTNATNEPFRQLANGQILGLPTSFVIAIAIVVIIAFFMRRTALGLMIESIGINPHASRLAGIRPRPILFGVYILSAALAAVGGLFSVSEVMTVSVSGTGNLMELDAILAVVIGGTSLAGGKFSILGSTIGALLIATLNKTVLFLGIPAAATPAFKALVIIALVLLQSERVRSLVFGRKKSGGTPAAPVKPAADPSVPVSKEKEVVA encoded by the coding sequence ATGAGCCGCGTCAAGACCGCGTTCAGGACCCCGTGGTTCTGGGCGCTCGTGGGCATCGCGGTGCTGCTCCTGATCAACACGATCAAGAACCCCGCCTACCTCGCACTCTCCGTGAATCCCACGACCGGGATGCTCACCGGCAACGTGCTCGACATCCTCCGCGTCTCGGCGCCGATCATCATGATCGCTCTGGGCATGACGTTCGTCATCGCCACCGAGGGCATCGACCTCTCGGTCGGATCGATGATGGCCGTCGGCGGCGCGGTGGCGATGCAGACGCTGTCCACGATCAACGACCCGAACTCGGTGAGCGCGATGCTCACCGCGATCGGCCTCGCGCTGGCGCTGGCCATCGTGCTCGGTGCGATCAACGGCCTCCTGGTCGCCGTGGTCGGGCTGCAGCCCTTCATCAGCACGCTCATCATGATGATGGCCGCGCGCGGCATCGCCCGCGTCATCACCGACGGGCAGAACACCAACGCGACGAACGAGCCGTTCCGCCAGCTGGCCAACGGCCAGATCCTCGGCCTTCCGACGAGCTTCGTCATCGCGATCGCGATCGTCGTGATCATCGCCTTCTTCATGCGCCGCACGGCGCTCGGGCTCATGATCGAGTCGATCGGCATCAACCCGCACGCGAGCCGGCTCGCCGGCATCCGTCCCCGCCCCATCCTCTTCGGCGTGTACATCCTGTCGGCGGCCCTCGCGGCGGTCGGCGGCCTGTTCAGCGTGTCCGAAGTGATGACGGTCAGCGTCTCGGGCACGGGAAACCTCATGGAGCTCGACGCGATCCTCGCGGTCGTCATCGGCGGCACGTCCCTCGCCGGCGGCAAGTTCTCGATCCTGGGCTCGACCATCGGTGCGCTCCTCATCGCGACGCTGAACAAGACCGTGCTGTTCCTCGGCATCCCGGCCGCGGCCACGCCCGCGTTCAAGGCGCTCGTCATCATCGCCCTGGTGCTGCTCCAGTCGGAGCGGGTCCGGTCGCTCGTCTTCGGACGCAAGAAGTCCGGGGGGACCCCCGCCGCGCCGGTGAAGCCGGCCGCGGACCCGAGCGTCCCCGTTTCGAAGGAGAAGGAGGTCGTCGCATGA